In Besnoitia besnoiti strain Bb-Ger1 chromosome I, whole genome shotgun sequence, the genomic window CAGCGCTTCATACGGCAAACTCTCACCCGGCCTGAACTGCACGACCGGGTCGCCACGTAGGGCAATACTCAGTCCATCTGTTTTCGTCTATAACTGAAAAATGGGGACGCTTTCGAGTGAATGGCGCTTCGTCTCCACTTCTGTGTAAGCCTGAGAAGAGATGTACTTCACCAGCCTCTCTTGAGGAGAGCACAAGAATAAAAAATGCTAGCCTACAGCCACGCGGGCCGAGGCTTCGCATTACACGATTGTGAAAGCCTTATCCTCAACGCAGCTCCTCTGTCCTTTCTGTGAAAACGTCGTTTCAGATCTAGAGCCAGGCTGCTGGATTTCTCTTGCTCGTATTCTTATCCTGTCCTGGATGACTATAATTTAGCCTCTCAGCGATCAAGGCTACCCCGCTAGGCAGAATCGTGAGTCCTCGCGATCTCCTCGCGTTGTCCGCAAGAGGCCCGTAGAGTGGGATGCCAACTTTCCCGTCTGGAGGTGTCACTGGATCTATATGATTCAAATGCAGACAAAACCAAAAACGGAACTCACAACGCAGCGCCGTTTTGATGTTCACAGTGCCTGTCCAGGGCAGCCGTTGGCTGGCCGCGGGCGAGCAATATCTTTCCAGCAGCGGTGCAGACCAGTAGTCACCAACGACAGTAGACAGGTCGGAGCGAAGACATATCGACAAGGCATTCATAACtaacgccggcgacggcgcttgGGCTCTCCCGGAACAGTCGCAGTGGGCGGGTGTTCATGGCTACGAGGAAGCACGTGGCAGACGTATGCCGTTGTCAGGCTTCGGACGCTGCCCATCCCCATCGACCACGCAGCTtcgccgggcgcggcgatTCGTTCGCTCATGGCGAGGCTGCCTCCTGCGGATACCTGCtcagcttcctcttctgGCGGGCTGACGGCGTCGTCCCACCTCTCCATGGTGTGCCAGACGGCTCTCTCAAACTGCCGACTGCCTCGCCATGCGTCGGTCTCGAGGCAGAAGTCCGCGTCGGGCACGCTTTTTGCCGCGCAGCCGAAAGTCGGCGGCTCCTTCAGTGGAGAAGGCGTGAAGAACACAGGCGAGGggcacgccgcgccttccgcgtggAAGAAGACTCCAGCGTCAGCCCCGTCCTGCTGAGGGAGGCTCCAGACAGGGGGCTCCGAGGGGACAGAGGGCGACGTCTCGTTGCGGCCCGACGGCCGCCGAACGGTGTATCCAACAGAGAGGCGGATGCATTCTTCGAAGCGCGCATCGCCACTCGCACGCGGCAAGCggggcggcagagacggcagcgcagctgcgcaggatCCGGCGTCccgtgctgccgccgcggacgaatGCCAGTGGCCTGGCTCCCAGTCGCGTCCATCCGCGCTGACGCCTCTTGGGTGAGCCGACGGCCAGTCCCCGCCTCCGAACGCCTGGCTTGggggctcgcctcgcggtgGCGCTTGCACGCGAACTGAAGGCGCTGACGACcgcggggaggcgcgggTTCCTCGCTCCGAGATGAAGGTGTCCGCAGGGGTAGAAGAGTGGCGTGCGCGTCGTGCGTcttgctctctctcggcCGTGCTCCTGCGCGGCAGGTCGCGCTgtcccgcgagcgcggaaaTGGCTTCTGTGTCGCTTTGCCGCGGCTGAAGAGGGATTGCGTCCAgcctgctgcgtctggcCGTGCTGTGTGGCCCCGCGCTCGTCGCTCCCAGCGAGGGAGGCTGGTCGTTGTGCTGCTGAGCCTCAAGTTGGGTGTCCGCGACGACGGACCACGACGCTCGGTGGCGCTCCCCGCCGCTTTTCTGTCGGTCGCGGCTCCGTGGATGACCCTCCTTTGCAGACGCATACATGATTTCTCCGCGGGCGACACTGGCCTGCGGTGGTCCGGAGTCTGATCCAAATTTCTGAAACTTGTGGTCTGCGGGCATCGCGAGCTGGTCCCGTACCGACCGCCGCCGTTTCTCCGAAACACTCGGAGAAcgtgcctcgcgcgggcCCCTGTggcgccctccccctccacTCTCTTCCAGCACTcttcccgcctctctccgcggcgtttCGGAATCAGTAGCGCTCGGCGCGaatcgcgcagcgcctggagcAGCGCCGACAGGTGTCCACGCCTTGCATCCTTCATCCGTCTCCCACTGCATTGTGTCTTGCGCGGGATAGCCTGTCTGCTTCGTCCACTCTCCCGTTTCGACTTGCGCACTtccggcgctcgcgtcgaAGCCCAAAGCAGTTACGGCATACACTGCAACCGGGGTGCGATGCGTGGAGCCTGGACGCGCActcggcgcctctccgtGGTCAGCAGACCAGCTCGGCcttgcagccgccgcagcaagcAGCTCTCTGCGTATGTGTGATGCGTAAtgcgatgcatgcgcaggtGCGACTGGGACGACGACATGCACAGCGGAAGGATCCTGGATGGTAAGTCCGGTGACATTCTCCCGCCCGTGGGTGTCCTTCGCGCCTGTCTGCATCTCCTGtacgcggcgcggctcgctcgccgaCCACGAAAAACtggtccgcgccgccgccgaagagccGCTCTCCGGCGAACGTCGCCTGCGAGCAGCCCCCCACGGAGAAGCGAACCCTTCCGCGCGGTCTGCGAGCGTTTCTCCACGGGAGTGCTGACCGAGGTGGCTCGCAGGGACCGCGGCTTCCGACGCGACCCGACTCCACCCCTCCGAAAGCTCTCTTTCTCCAGAATGAGGAGCTCGCACGTCGCGGACCCCCCCGGCGACTTCGGCAGGTGCTCCCGGAACGCCGTTCTCTTCGAAAATGCAACTCCGAGAAATCAAGTTAGCCCACACCTCGCTCCCGGCCTCCCAGAGCGCCAAGAAGCAGCGGTTGTCTTCCATGCTGAGGACTCCGTCGATGACAGGAGCGAGGACAGCCTTCCAGAAAACCATGTCGGCGTCGTAGTGCAGGCGAAAAACAAAGGTGCAGAGGAACCGACTCCAGGAGGCGATGCTGCCGCGGCCAAGGACAGGGTCGGGGTCTACCGCGAGTTGTGGGGGGAGGCCGCGAGTTCTCCGGTCCCTCTCGGTCTTCTTCTCCACCAGTCGCGCCATGCTGAAGGGCTCGAtgagccgcagcagaagagCCGCAACAAGGCGGCTCGGCGGGACAAGCAGAGGGGGCCCCGCCGAGCCGACGATAGCTGAACAGCTTCGGAGGATGAGCGCCTCGAGGCACGCAAGAAGCCCTGTACACTTCCAGAATTCAAAGAGCGACACAAGCCCCTGATCAGttgcgtcgccggcctcctcgctctctgaTGCCGCCACCGGTAAAGGAGAGTTCCAacgagacgaggcgccgctgctgatGCTCACGCAGACTCCTGTGCCTGTTGACAGTCCCACGCTCGCTCCAACAGGGTGGCTGTCCTGTCGACCTCGAGAGGAATCTAGGCAGTCCATGTGGCCttcgcccgccctcgcccccgcTGTATCCAGTGAACTCTGCTCGGAAAGAAGCGGTGTGAAGAACGCTCCTGTGTGCTGAAGAATCTCCcccgcgagcccgcggctgtcgctgtcCTCCTTGGGACCAGCGCCAGAACCCCTGCTAGCCGAGACACAACTCAGCCTGCGGTCGCAGCGGGCAGCCAGATCCGGCAAAAGGCTAGTCGAGCTCTGGCGGAGAAAGGAAGAGACGGCAGAAGACGACTTGGCTTCCGCGCCGGGAAGTTCGGGCCCCCCGGTGTCGAGATGCTGGAGCAGATTAGGCAGCTCCTTCAGGTGCGCGAGATAGAGGCGGAAATAGTCAATCACAGTTTTGCTGAGCATGATGCCGGAGGGCAGAAGATGGAGAATGTCGTACTGCGTCTGAATCACCTCATCTATCGAGTAGGGGAAGTCCAGCCCGCGGACGATAGCGGCAAGGTACGCGTCTTTCTGGAGATCTTTCCAATGACCgcgcaggcccgccgcgATGAGGAGACACGCCACCGCAGCGAGACTCACTTGATCTTCTTTCTCGGGATCGAGGGGAGAGAGTTCGTGGGCGACGTACGCGTCCAACAGCTGCAGGCCCAGAAAGCGACTGGGGACGCAGAAGCCGAGGCCGGACGAGCACTCCCACATCCACGTCCAGACTCGCTGACGCATCTGGCGGCTAAGTATTTTGCGGCCTTCGCCCCCTGGCCCTTGGGGGTCCGTCGAGCAGTCCATGAagccttctgcttcgccctcACTCTCGCAAGCTCTTGGCAAAAGAGCAGAGACGTCGAGGTCGCCCAAGCCGTCCcgcccgcagctcgcgcccATATCTCTGGCGTCGGCGTTCCCACCAGCGCCGTCTATGGCCATGCCATCGTGCAAGGCGAGCGGCCCGTCTTGAAGAATGCGGCGAGCTTTCGGCACGTGAAGCGCTGTCACAGAAGACACGCAGTAGGACCATCGGCTTAGAagtctctcctcgcgacTCTGCTTCGGAAGCtccccgcctcgctgcttctgcaaCTCACGCTGCAACTCCCACTGGACCTGGACGCGAAACTCCCGCTTGAGCATCTGCCACCAGTTGAACTTCACTTCCAAGATATCTTGCTCGGGCAAAAAGaacgcttcttcctcgtacAAATCGCACAGAGACCTTGTCTGCAAGCTGCTCGCCAGGGGCCGCAGGCATCGACAGACTTTGACGCGGCGCCCAGTCATCCGTCTTGTTGTCCTGGATCCCTGCCCGCAACTatcgctgcgcccgcgcatgCTCCAGTGCCCCTTTCCAGCGCTTTCTGTCCCGCTGCCCTCTGCCGCGCACGGGCTGTTTGCACTGGGCGCAGTATCTAGGACACATAGCTCTCCGAGAGGCATTTGGGGAAGAAGGAGATCCAGTTCGGCGCTGTTCTGCTGGAGCCTCCGCAGGTCGCTTTCTTCAGCTTCgggagccgctgccgcaaggcagctgcagagagctTCCTGCACAAGCGGGTCGGCCTCCCAGGCGCTCTCCGTCGGTCCACCAGGCGCCACGTCTGGAGTCCTTGCCTTCTCAGATCCGCCTGAGACCGCCGGACTTGCGACGCTGAGGCCCACCGAGACACACGCGGCTTCGCTGGCGGGTAGCCCGGCGGAAGCGCTCTGCGTGCTCGAGGAACGGCGCGGAAAGCTCTCGGAGTACCTCGACGAAGCCGATTTCGCGGATGCGGGACGACCGCCCCCTAGGGGCCTTCCCGACCGCGCGAGCCTTCTGGTGCGGCGGCCGTCTAgcgccagcgcagcagcactcGGGAGCAGAAAAGGAAAGAtcgacagcgccgcagccaccgAAGGCGACCCCTCTGTTGGGTCAGGGGGATCCGAACAAGACAGTCCGCCTGCCAGAGGGGAAAGGCCTCCAGCCGAGGATGCGCTGTGCGCGCCGAGGCTCCACTGACCCGCATACGGGGACACAGGCAAGTCCCCCGGGGCACTGCCCACCGGGTTCCTGTGCGGCAGAAACACCCTCGCACTGCTGACGCTGCTTTCTCCCCCCCCAGACGTTCCGACTCGCTCCAGTTCGTCAGCAGCGCAACGGCGAGGAGTCCTCGCTAGATGCGAGTCAGCAGTCCAGTCCGCCGCGCCAGACAGGCGAGCTGCAGACAGAACTGGCGACGAGTGCCGAAAGTCTCttggaggcgcgcaggaacTGGCCTCGGAGCCTCCACACGAGGGCATCTCGAGGTAGTCAGGTCCCCGGCCGCGAGCGTCGGCTTGGCGGGAGAGCTCTGCGAAGCCAGAGTCGAACTCGGGCTGGCGGGGCGGCGTGGAGAAAAACGGGTCGGTGCTCCCGGTGACGCTAGCGCGCGTCGAGGACAGAAAGCAACACGGACTTTCGCGAacagaaaagaaagacgTGCGCGAAAAAGAGCAAGACCCTCTGGGATGCGCTGCGCTTCCATCGcctgacggcggcgcagacccATGAGGGTTCGGCTCATCGCGAGCGGAAGCCCGGCTGGCAGAAGCAGTCTTATCGGAGCTTATAGGTTCGAGCCCTAGGGGTTGGACAGGAGCCACGCCGAAGAAGCCCCACGGGGCGTTCTCTTTCTGGCCCAAAATCAGGGCGCCTCTTCCTGCCATGTCCTCCCCGGCGGCGTAGGAAGCGCGCCCTCGACGACGGTCATGGCGGTCCGGGTGCGCTTGCTGCTGCGAGAAGCCGTGCGAAGCCGAGCTTCCTGTCCTGCCACGAGTTGCGAACCTGTCGTCAGTTCCGCCTTCGCCAGTGAACTCTCTCAGGTCGCGCTCCGTGTGTGCGGCTAGCGTTTCCACGAGCCCGCCCTGTCGGTCGCtggcggaagccgcggctcCGAGACTGCCggaccgcggcgcggcgcctgccccAGCATGACTCAGTCCCGCCGACCAACTCACATGCTGCCCGCTGGCCTGCCAGCTCATGTCATCTCCGTGCCCCCCCCAGGGATCGCGCGCGGACTCCATGTGCCGTGGCGCCGACAGAGTccctcccgccgcctgcggcgcgcggtcaGTTGAGCCGCTGCTCAGAGTTGGGAGTGCGCTCGCGACCGCAACATGGACAGCGGCCACCGGCGGCTGACCTCGAACACGCGTGTCCATTGTGCTCAAAAGTGCCGGTTCCGCAATATCGGGGGCAGAGTGTCACTGAGGCTGGGTCGCCATAGGCCAGACGAAGCAGCCTGACAGGCAcgactcgcgcgccgtcaGTGGGGAGGCTGGACTCGTGCAGCTACTCTGTATTTTGCGCGGGCGTAGTGAGACACTGGGGCTGCCTAGGGAGAGCTGAAaatgcgagagagagcgcccgtcacacgccgcagcgccccccctagtggagggcgacggaggttccgcagagggcgagcgccCACGAACGGCAGCAAGACTTCCGTGGGCCTTCAAAGAATCCTGGAAGACGGGAATCCGGGACATCGGCTGTCGCTGGAGGTCTCCGGAGAGTTCACGAAGAGACGGGCTCGTGACAAAGTCGCaaggacggagaagaagcgatgCGAGTCCGACGGGGTGTGCCCGCACCACCCACAAGAGGCAACGAGCTCCAGCGTTCAGCCGCACCTGCGAGTGTTTAACGAAAACAGACAGCGACGCACGCTGCTGCAGTACCGCGCGCTGGCAGTCGCAGATGGCGGCACGGCCACGACTGCGCGCAAGGCCTGAGCCAGCGCGCTTTGCATGGCTTGAGGCGAAAGGAAGTGGTCATCTCAGCGTCACGGAGACCGCAACACAAGCTCAAGTGCTCAACATCAAGAAAAATTGCtgtggagaggcagagaacTGGCCACCGCGTTCTCGAACCGATTGTGGCTTGCATGCCTCTCCGGAAAGCGGTGCCCTCCACACCGTTGCTTCTTTGCCTCTGGCGCGGCAGCCAAGTACCACGCGGCACCGTGGTCCGTTTCGGGCGCTCAATGTTGCGAGGAAGATAGACCTGCTTGAGAAAGACCACCTGCCTGCACACAGACGCAATGTGGAGCGTGCCTGCGGGCAGTTCGAAGCCACGGACCACGGGAATACCTGGCGTGTCTGCCCCCGAGCGACAGGAGTCCACAAGAAATCGAGCGCCGTCAGACACGAGTTCTGT contains:
- a CDS encoding hypothetical protein (encoded by transcript BESB_003750), with product MDTRVRGQPPVAAVHVAVASALPTLSSGSTDRAPQAAGGTLSAPRHMESARDPWGGHGDDMSWQASGQHVSWSAGLSHAGAGAAPRSGSLGAAASASDRQGGLVETLAAHTERDLREFTGEGGTDDRFATRGRTGSSASHGFSQQQAHPDRHDRRRGRASYAAGEDMAGRGALILGQKENAPWGFFGVAPVQPLGLEPISSDKTASASRASARDEPNPHGSAPPSGDGSAAHPRGSCSFSRTSFFSVRESPCCFLSSTRASVTGSTDPFFSTPPRQPEFDSGFAELSRQADARGRGPDYLEMPSCGGSEASSCAPPRDFRHSSPVLSAARLSGAADWTADSHLARTPRRCAADELERVGTSGGGESSVSSARVFLPHRNPVGSAPGDLPVSPYAGQWSLGAHSASSAGGLSPLAGGLSCSDPPDPTEGSPSVAAALSIFPFLLPSAAALALDGRRTRRLARSGRPLGGGRPASAKSASSRYSESFPRRSSSTQSASAGLPASEAACVSVGLSVASPAVSGGSEKARTPDVAPGGPTESAWEADPLVQEALCSCLAAAAPEAEESDLRRLQQNSAELDLLLPQMPLGELCVLDTAPSANSPCAAEGSGTESAGKGHWSMRGRSDSCGQGSRTTRRMTGRRVKVCRCLRPLASSLQTRSLCDLYEEEAFFLPEQDILEVKFNWWQMLKREFRVQVQWELQRELQKQRGGELPKQSREERLLSRWSYCVSSVTALHVPKARRILQDGPLALHDGMAIDGAGGNADARDMGASCGRDGLGDLDVSALLPRACESEGEAEGFMDCSTDPQGPGGEGRKILSRQMRQRVWTWMWECSSGLGFCVPSRFLGLQLLDAYVAHELSPLDPEKEDQVSLAAVACLLIAAGLRGHWKDLQKDAYLAAIVRGLDFPYSIDEVIQTQYDILHLLPSGIMLSKTVIDYFRLYLAHLKELPNLLQHLDTGGPELPGAEAKSSSAVSSFLRQSSTSLLPDLAARCDRRLSCVSASRGSGAGPKEDSDSRGLAGEILQHTGAFFTPLLSEQSSLDTAGARAGEGHMDCLDSSRGRQDSHPVGASVGLSTGTGVCVSISSGASSRWNSPLPVAASESEEAGDATDQGLVSLFEFWKCTGLLACLEALILRSCSAIVGSAGPPLLVPPSRLVAALLLRLIEPFSMARLVEKKTERDRRTRGLPPQLAVDPDPVLGRGSIASWSRFLCTFVFRLHYDADMVFWKAVLAPVIDGVLSMEDNRCFLALWEAGSEVWANLISRSCIFEENGVPGAPAEVAGGVRDVRAPHSGERELSEGWSRVASEAAVPASHLGQHSRGETLADRAEGFASPWGAARRRRSPESGSSAAARTSFSWSASEPRRVQEMQTGAKDTHGRENVTGLTIQDPSAVHVVVPVAPAHASHYASHIRRELLAAAAARPSWSADHGEAPSARPGSTHRTPVAVYAVTALGFDASAGSAQVETGEWTKQTGYPAQDTMQWETDEGCKAWTPVGAAPGAARFAPSATDSETPRREAGRVLEESGGGGRHRGPREARSPSVSEKRRRSVRDQLAMPADHKFQKFGSDSGPPQASVARGEIMYASAKEGHPRSRDRQKSGGERHRASWSVVADTQLEAQQHNDQPPSLGATSAGPHSTARRSRLDAIPLQPRQSDTEAISALAGQRDLPRRSTAEREQDARRARHSSTPADTFISERGTRASPRSSAPSVRVQAPPRGEPPSQAFGGGDWPSAHPRGVSADGRDWEPGHWHSSAAAARDAGSCAAALPSLPPRLPRASGDARFEECIRLSVGYTVRRPSGRNETSPSVPSEPPVWSLPQQDGADAGVFFHAEGAACPSPVFFTPSPLKEPPTFGCAAKSVPDADFCLETDAWRGSRQFERAVWHTMERWDDAVSPPEEEAEQVSAGGSLAMSERIAAPGEAAWSMGMGSVRSLTTAYVCHVLPRSHEHPPTATVPGEPKRRRRHPVTPPDGKVGIPLYGPLADNARRSRGLTILPSGVALIAERLNYSHPGQDKNTSKRNPAAWL